In the Dehalococcoidia bacterium genome, one interval contains:
- a CDS encoding alpha/beta hydrolase translates to MKNLRKYGTKPFNVAVIHGGPGAPGELAPVARELSSVRGVLEPLQTATTLEGQVQELKAVLEKNGDLPVTLIGFSWGAMLSFIFTARYPPLVKKLILIASGAYEEKYADNIMKTRLSRLSEVDREEALSLMETLSDPTTLDKNTPMARLGELISGADSYNPLPHESEILECQYDIYKSVWEQAMKLRSSGKLLELGKRIQCPVVAIHGDYDPHLAEGIKDPLSRILEDFRFILLEKCGHYPWIERSARDRFYGILKKEV, encoded by the coding sequence ATGAAAAACTTAAGAAAATATGGAACCAAGCCTTTCAATGTAGCTGTCATTCACGGTGGACCAGGTGCACCTGGAGAACTGGCACCAGTTGCTCGAGAACTCTCCTCCGTTAGGGGTGTTCTGGAGCCACTTCAAACAGCAACAACACTTGAAGGGCAGGTCCAAGAGCTAAAGGCCGTTTTGGAAAAGAACGGAGATCTACCTGTCACACTTATTGGTTTCTCATGGGGTGCAATGCTCAGTTTTATTTTTACCGCCCGGTATCCTCCACTGGTAAAAAAACTCATACTCATTGCGAGTGGGGCCTACGAAGAAAAATATGCCGATAACATTATGAAAACCCGGTTAAGTCGGCTTAGTGAAGTAGACAGAGAGGAAGCCCTTTCCCTGATGGAAACCCTGAGCGACCCCACAACTTTAGATAAAAACACGCCCATGGCCCGACTGGGAGAGTTGATATCCGGGGCTGACTCATATAACCCCTTGCCTCATGAAAGCGAGATACTGGAATGCCAGTACGATATCTATAAAAGCGTATGGGAACAAGCCATGAAGCTAAGAAGCAGTGGGAAGCTTTTAGAGCTCGGGAAGAGAATCCAGTGTCCTGTAGTCGCGATCCATGGCGACTACGACCCCCATCTTGCCGAAGGGATCAAAGACCCCCTTTCTCGCATTCTAGAAGACTTTCGGTTCATCCTGTTAGAAAAATGCGGTCACTATCCCTGGATCGAACGGAGCGCGAGAGACAGATTTTATGGTATCCTAAAAAAAGAAGTCTAA